One window of the Rhipicephalus microplus isolate Deutch F79 chromosome 2, USDA_Rmic, whole genome shotgun sequence genome contains the following:
- the LOC119161282 gene encoding uncharacterized protein LOC119161282 isoform X2, whose amino-acid sequence MPPIRCLLTVPHIQIKRTYHLEEGSVVALKHAIATCPVLGSQVQLSCSKFQVMDPLFNELVDLATEDSIPDMSKIVLMAQQESSGNEAPSCSSSQGTLQAVVETGEQDTPSMVIEPVERPLGSGDNDGINFKLPSLGALHEKVISSPLLTPSTFRQIIDILHNEMAKYTLYPTRCFYSKVTTLLLDKYPQLKDVIGSGHDSWKVALRNKYKNLRRKLDNHEDVLASRQKFGAQKKTGGTTELQRKKAGKMSVSITDLTAEDDDSIAKHEDRLVLETKKLLPDEQLVEKLMALTAGKRLPDVATKTIRDVKKNYPYMMDFQRILWHL is encoded by the exons ATGCCGCCGATCCGTTGTCTGCTGACTGTACCGCACATTCAGATAAAGCGGACGTACCACTTGGAAGAAGGTTCCGTGGTCGCCCTCAAACATGCGATTGCCACATGTCCTGTCCTTGGGTCGCAAGTTCAACTGTCTTGCAGCAAATTTCAG GTAATGGATCCTCTGTTCAATGAACTTGTCGACCTCGCTACTGAAGACAGCATACCCGATATGTCGAAAATCGTTCTTATGGCACAGCAAGAAAGTAGCGGGAATGAAGCGCCGTCATGTTCATCGTCACAG GGCACATTACAAGCTGTTGTTGAAACTGGTGAGCAAGACACACCAAGCATGGTCATTGAGCCTGTCGAGCG CCCACTCGGCTCAGGGGATAATGATGGCATAAATTTTAAACTACCCAGCCTTGGTGCCCTCCATGAAAAAGTGATAAGCTCTCCGCTGCTAACACCTTCTACATTCAGGCAAATCATTGACATCCTGCACAATGAAATGGCCAAGTACACACT GTATCCAACGCGTTGTTTCTACAGTAAGGTGACAACCCTGCTCCTTGACAAGTATCCACAGCTGAAAGATGTAATTGGAAGTGGGCAC GACTCCTGGAAAGTAGCCCTCCGCAATAAGTATAAAAACCTAAGAAGGAAGCTGGATAATCATGAAGATGTGTTAGCCAGTCGCCAGAAATTCGGTGCCCAAAAGAAAACAGGAGGCACCACTGAGCTTCAAAGGAAAAAAGCTGGGAAAATG AGTGTGAGCATCACAGATCTAACAGCAGAAGATGATGACAGTATTGCCAAACATGAAGATCGACTTGTTTTGGAAACCAAAAAACTATTGCCGGATGAGCAACTCGTGGAAAAGTTAATGGCCTTGACAGCTGGgaagaggcttcctgacgttgcGACGAAAACGATTCGTGATGTGAAAAAGAACTACCCCTATATGATGGACTTTCAGCGA ATATTATGGCACTTGTAG
- the LOC119161282 gene encoding uncharacterized protein LOC119161282 isoform X1, with product MPPIRCLLTVPHIQIKRTYHLEEGSVVALKHAIATCPVLGSQVQLSCSKFQVMDPLFNELVDLATEDSIPDMSKIVLMAQQESSGNEAPSCSSSQGTLQAVVETGEQDTPSMVIEPVERPLGSGDNDGINFKLPSLGALHEKVISSPLLTPSTFRQIIDILHNEMAKYTLYPTRCFYSKVTTLLLDKYPQLKDVIGSGHDSWKVALRNKYKNLRRKLDNHEDVLASRQKFGAQKKTGGTTELQRKKAGKMSVSITDLTAEDDDSIAKHEDRLVLETKKLLPDEQLVEKLMALTAGKRLPDVATKTIRDVKKNYPYMMDFQRFCNDFTRLTDIKPVGKVSTAIDKLTQLAVMKKIRCSENTRQMLERARQMDPKRMRTRHEFMRILFQLGLYSILEI from the exons ATGCCGCCGATCCGTTGTCTGCTGACTGTACCGCACATTCAGATAAAGCGGACGTACCACTTGGAAGAAGGTTCCGTGGTCGCCCTCAAACATGCGATTGCCACATGTCCTGTCCTTGGGTCGCAAGTTCAACTGTCTTGCAGCAAATTTCAG GTAATGGATCCTCTGTTCAATGAACTTGTCGACCTCGCTACTGAAGACAGCATACCCGATATGTCGAAAATCGTTCTTATGGCACAGCAAGAAAGTAGCGGGAATGAAGCGCCGTCATGTTCATCGTCACAG GGCACATTACAAGCTGTTGTTGAAACTGGTGAGCAAGACACACCAAGCATGGTCATTGAGCCTGTCGAGCG CCCACTCGGCTCAGGGGATAATGATGGCATAAATTTTAAACTACCCAGCCTTGGTGCCCTCCATGAAAAAGTGATAAGCTCTCCGCTGCTAACACCTTCTACATTCAGGCAAATCATTGACATCCTGCACAATGAAATGGCCAAGTACACACT GTATCCAACGCGTTGTTTCTACAGTAAGGTGACAACCCTGCTCCTTGACAAGTATCCACAGCTGAAAGATGTAATTGGAAGTGGGCAC GACTCCTGGAAAGTAGCCCTCCGCAATAAGTATAAAAACCTAAGAAGGAAGCTGGATAATCATGAAGATGTGTTAGCCAGTCGCCAGAAATTCGGTGCCCAAAAGAAAACAGGAGGCACCACTGAGCTTCAAAGGAAAAAAGCTGGGAAAATG AGTGTGAGCATCACAGATCTAACAGCAGAAGATGATGACAGTATTGCCAAACATGAAGATCGACTTGTTTTGGAAACCAAAAAACTATTGCCGGATGAGCAACTCGTGGAAAAGTTAATGGCCTTGACAGCTGGgaagaggcttcctgacgttgcGACGAAAACGATTCGTGATGTGAAAAAGAACTACCCCTATATGATGGACTTTCAGCGA TTTTGCAATGACTTTACAAGACTGACCGACATAAAACCAGTCGGGAAGGTTTCAACAGCCATCGATAAATTAACCCAATTGGCAGTGATGAAGAAAATACGTTGTAGTGAAAACACGAGGCAAATGTTGGAGAGAGCACGTCAAATGGACCCCAAAAGGATGAGAACAAGACATGAGTTCATGAGAATTTTATTTCAGCTTGGATTGTACTCGATACTTGAAATATGA